A single region of the Equus caballus isolate H_3958 breed thoroughbred unplaced genomic scaffold, TB-T2T haplotype2-0000713, whole genome shotgun sequence genome encodes:
- the LOC138922300 gene encoding spermatogenesis-associated protein 31D4-like — protein MEFSQWNVLSFLNSHIELFLSICSTFLDSDHNLTIVCGLWLLLLFLCFLVGIPSLPTFWKTKIYQKRQGRAKRRRRGGTPSGWRNYQRETEEKRRLISILKRPLGRPLDTTRFRQLLCPDPSCEVCNSTTAEINRLLEDLEDDTASVSSVASTASGTESSFTLSSAFSEVLPGDLTPSPPPDPSPPPPSVLSPNPMTPLADFVSPSPPAHSMPQESFPPLESKFPADRSPPQPLALPPLPPHDTQATGPILQPEATLSLNTIFSLDRTLCQDINPLPNLSQIINPTDSLACHHTPPSLSVSPPTDHPLTVTKSKSVSILLKSVPENSSPDSPGGLSTYVPTVRGTDHSSLSISELSWWQACAKDLFLAPSTLAPCDFNREFLALHSSESSLERHPTANLIEPGNLSFLSPHVLALLERQVRKRSDFLMWKEKEKEKGSFPKKLRPGHQLNPSGKTLESNADECDSAFSLPFWSSAGIPKELHMHEQPPYPKILEDHLQEKCMQLFWGLPSLHSKSLPSAIRDSSDCTTIFLFNTIPNASTGQESPVPLHRPPPSLPEIQPQHLPQTLPQSQPLPLTQVKSQAHLKSPLPILPSGPLPQIRICAVCRHRPQDESESLTSSEIQQLEWKVLQKQQESLWGSPSVVQRSQEEFCSSAPNFPYHQASQAHASISILPVEFPLSDELRKKLEHHLRKRLIQHRWGLPRRICECLSLMMPPRDFSEIAKSESNRGLSRISVNKDLNVGLSQSKSFHERGSELLQVEKEMGKDRGHSPENGPKAHLLSDPESSSDKDPAYDSEKDLNSHVASLSGKNSRALEESLDQKQLENVLKAHLSKKFEEISEARLPGTVRCSWHASKQTLLLSDKSRTQITQRSLPPSVGGDSSLNTFQELCFIDSSAQQMMESHIKSFRMRMEWGLPCRVLESIQAFKSEDAASQSLPYFYCPPSNNPTLGVDSKSEDFEPHRGSSKSVLQEKAETTNTALVLDRLCPATSPMGRQGQGVPRQSPSGINQEIAEVVQRSKGARQTHLPVTCGITGKASQKFTQLGNRCPPELPARQAGAKHETKDERVSPSDRREGRQDKKMKSEPFSVHSTARDIFRAKELNALQSKTGNVLTTSKPGSSQRIRENHSKIEITGTIESPAPKRQVPQDPKSSDLKEHLFRELKSKLEKRNQSQVQGQHTDRSPSSESLTYKASLTHAHGVSSGDMGASQVLHVRLEDTGISRQQRQEPWVPKKDRKRYEDKKFPPATMRVSPLGTSKEELGGGDAGLGTCQPTRKSFPTQITASEETLGSKSSQTSSQKAQPPPESLFRKKMNHIFQWLRPGTKGKNQEHPQEKGSPISSAQSRGLVKGRAAITGTTTAQKTRTVPGKFPVEKVGERCAAEVTRPQEPLPSLRKFVKTDQKAEEQAQAEPVQGHPSNYRAPSCKVPSTKSCHQEVVFAGQNYPTCSRRIRDQNRHPQKVMAFKDQLLDKKRPLSVPRREHVPHPSSTCRRQAGPGASSCSHHC, from the exons atggagttcagtcaatggaatgttctctcatttctgaatagccatattgagttgtttttgagcatctgctcaacattcttagatagtgaccacaacctcaccatcgtgtgtgggttgtggttgcttcttctgttcctgtgcttcctggtggggattccatctttaccaaccttctggaaaaccaaaatctaccaaaag cgtcagggcagagccaagaggagaagaagaggtggaacaccaagtg gttggagaaattaccagagggaaacagaggagaaaaggaggctaatttctattctgaaaag gcccctaggccggcctctcgataccacccgctttcgtcaactattatgcccagacccctcctgtgaggtgtgtaatagcacaactgctgagatcaatcggctcctggaggacctggaagatgataccgcctctgtgtcctctgtggcttccacagcttctgggactgagtcatcattcactctgtcctctgccttctcagaagtccttccaggagacctaacaccatcccctccacctgacccttccccaccgcccccctccgtcctctcacctaacccaatgacacccttagctgactttgtttcaccctcaccaccggctCACTCTATGCCACAAGagtcttttcctcccttggagtccaaattcccagcagaccgttccccaccccaaccccttgcccttccccctctgccaccacatgacacccaggcaacgggtcctattctccaaccagaggccactctgtctctgaatacgatcttctctcttgaccgcaccctttgccaagatattaaccccttaccaaatttgtcccagataatcaatcccactgattcactggcttgtcatcacacaccaccaagcctgtctgtctcaccaccgacagaccaccctttaactgtgactaaatctaaatcggtttccatcttattgaagtctgttccagagaactcatctccagatagccctggtgggttgtccacttatgtcccaacagtcagaggcactgaccattcaagcctgtcaatttcagaattatcctggtggcaagcttgtgccaaagacttgttcttagcaccttccaccttggcaccatgtgattttaatcgagagtttcttgccctccattcttcagagtcctctctggagagacaccctacagctaaccttatagagcctggtaacctctcatttctcagccctcatgtcctggcactcctggagagacaagtccgaaagaggagtgatttcctgatgtggaaagaaaaggagaaggagaagggttcttttccaaaaaaacttaggccaggccaccaactaaatccttcggggaaaacgttagagtcaaatgctgatgagtgtgactcagcattctcccttcctttctggagcagtgcaggcataccaaaggagctgcacatgcatgagcagcccccatatcctaaaatcttggaggaccatttacaggaaaaatgtatgcagctcttctggggtcttccatctctgcacagcaagtccttgccctctgctatccgtgactcaagtgactgcaccacaatcttccttttcaataccatccCAAATGCCTCCAcgggccaagaatccccagtacctctccatcgcccacctccatccttgcctgagatccagccccaacacttgcctcaaaccctgccccaatcccagcccctacctctcactcaggtcaagtcccaggcccaccttaaatccccactcccaatcctaccatctggtcctctaccccagataaggATCTGTGCGGTGTGTCGCCATAGACcccaggatgaatcagagtctctcacctcatctgaaattcaacaactggaatggaaagtgttgcagaagcaacaggaaagtttgtggggttccccctctgtagtccaaagatctcaggaagaattttgttcttcagctcccaactttccttaccatcaggcctcccaggcccatgcctccatctccatccttcccgtagagtttcctctcagtgatgagctgaggaagaaactggaacatcaccttcgaaagaggctcatccaacaccggtggggcctgccccgcaggatctgtgagtgtctgtcactgatgatgcctccaagagatttctcagagatagctaagtcagagagcaatcgtggactctcacggatctcggtgaacaaagatctaaatgttggattgagccaatccaaaagcttccatgagaggggttcagaactgcttcaggtagagaaggagatggggaaggatcggGGGCAcagcccagagaacggcccaaaagctcatctgttgagtgacccagagagctcttcagataaggatccggcatatgactctgagaaagacctaaatagtcacgtggcaagtctgtcagggaaaaattcaagggccttggaggaaagtctagatcagaaacaacttgaaaatgtcctgaaagcacatttgagcaagaagtttgaggaaatcagtgaggctcggctccctgggacggtgcgcTGTTCATGGCATGccagcaagcagacattgctgctttctgacaaatcccgcacccaaataacacagaggagtttgccaccttcagtgggtggggactcctccctgaataccttccaggagctttgcttcattgattccagtgcacaacagatgatggaaagccatattaaaagctttcgtatgagaatggagtggggccttccctgcagggtccttgaatccatacaggcgtttaaatcggaagatgctgcatcccagtccttgccctatttctactgtcccccctcaaataacccaactttgggagtggactccaaatccgaggacttcgagccccatagaggaagctctaaatctgttcttcaagaaaaagcggaaacaacaaatacagccctggtcctggatcgtctttgccctgctacttcacctatgggcaggcaaggacaaggggtgccgagacaatcaccctctggtatcaaccaagagattgcagaggttgttcagaggagtaagggtgccagacagactcatctgcctgtcacatgtggcatcacaggcaaagcgagtcagaaatttactcagctaggcaacagatgccccccagagctgcctgcaaggcaagctggtgccaaacatgagacaaaggatgagagagtgagtcccagtgatagaagagaagggcgacaggacaaaaagatgaagtcggaacccttttccgtgcacagcacggccagggacatattcagggccaaggagctcaacgctctgcagtcaaaaactggtaatgtgttgacaaccagcaagccaggaagctcccaaaggatacgtgagaatcacagtaaaatagaaattactgggaccattgaaagccctgcaccaaaaagacaagttccccaagacccaaagtcatcggatcttaaggaacatctgtttagggaattaaagtcgaaactagagaagaggaatcagagccaggtccaaggccaacacactgacaggtccccttcctcagagagcttgacttacaaggcctcactgactcatgcccacggtgtctccagtggggacatgggagcttcccaggtgctgcatgtaCGTCTGGAGGACActgggatcagcaggcagcagcggcaggagccttgggtccccaAGAAAGACCGAAAGAggtacgaggataagaaattcccaccagctacaatgagagtgagccctctgGGCACCagcaaagaagagcttggtggaggggatgcagggttggggacatgccaacctacaagaaagagtttccctactcagatcacagcatcagaggagacgcttgggagcaagtcttcccagacctcatcacagaaggcacagcctcctcctgaaagtctgttcagaaaaaagatgaaccacatttttcaatggcttcgtcctgggacaaaaggcaaaaaccaagaacatccccaggaaaagggcagccccatatcatctgcacagagcagaggcctggttaaagggagagctgccattactgggaccaccacagctcagaagaccaggacagtccctgggaagttcccagtggagaaagtGGGGGAGCGGtgtgcagcagaggtcacccgccctcaagagccccttccttccctgagaaagtttgtgaaaactgaccagaaggcagaagagcaggcccaggcagagcccgtccaggggcatccttccaactacagggctccctcctgtaaagtgccaagcaccaagtcctgccaccaagaagttgtctttgctggccagaattatcctacatgttctagacggatcagagaccagaacagacaccctcagaaagtcatggcgtttaaagatcagctattggataagaagcgtcccttatctgtgcctcgcagggagcatgtgccccatccaagctccacctgcaggcgtcaagccggcccaggggcctccagctgttctcaccactgctaa